CTCCTTCTTGTGCCTCAGTAGCTCTGTCCAGGTCTTTCCAGTGAAGGTGCAGTCCTCCTTCGTACAGGGATAGCCTTTGTGCACCTTCTCGTGACGCTTCAGCTTACTGGGAACGGCAAATCGCATCTCGCAGCCTTCATGGGTGCAGGCATAAAGCGGAAGCTGAGTATGCTTCTCGCACAAGTGCAGCTTCAGTTGATTGTTTTTCCTGAATCCCAGGCCGCAGCCGTCAAATGTGCAGACATACGTCTTGCGCTCCTGGCTGTGCTTGCGGCTGACATGTCTGTTGAGGTTCGACCTGGTAGAGAAAGCCTCCTCACAGCCTTCAATGGTGCAGACGAAATGCTTCTCGCCGGTGTGCGTGAGCTCGTGCCGGGCTAAATGGTAACGATCGCAGAAGCTCTTACCGCAGCCGCTTTGCTCGCACGGAAACGGTTTGACGCCCGTGTGTTTACATAAGTGCGCGTCGAGCTTCCACTGCTTGTTATATGCGGCTGAACATTCAGGAAAAGAACAAATGTAACGTTTGTGAACGTCTGTTTtagtttccattaaaaaaaaaatcaagtaggACACGAGCACGTTTCTTCTGTCACCGGTATTTCCCACAATCCTCTTTGATATGACGTATTTCCTCACAAACACGGAAACACGTGATCAACACgaaaaaaaactgatattttgTTGCTAGCATTGCAGCTACTAAACGAGAGTTCGTAAGTACGAATACATGGTTTCCGCGTGAATAACAGTGactgttgaacattttaaatcgacataaattcattttttttgttttatggcaTTATCTCAGCGCGTCCGTCCGCAGGATACTCACACATATGTAGGAAGCTAGTTGTTGCTAACATTAAATTAGCAGTATGTTTTAGTAATCCAAAAACTGCTCTACTTACTATTTCTgccatttcaaacattttacacGTGGTGCTatgatttttctaaagtttaaaTACACGTGTCTGCAGAACACGTTAGTTAATTTACAATAAACGTTATTTCAGCATAATTATTAACCTGTTctcttgtgtttgtgtatgtgtccCAAAGGCTTGAATTCCGAGAAAGTGTAAAGTTTTAGGTGTCGCAATGGTAAGCGGAGACgtgcttttctcctttttaactAACTATTGTACATTTCAGAAGGTATTTCAACTTCatgtcatttgtttattttatatattttgtttttgtgacaggGTGAAAGAAAAGGAACTAATAAGTACTACCCTCCAGACTTTGACCCAGCTAAGGTTTTAAAACCAACACTGACTTTTGTATTATGAACATTTTAGTTTAACTTATAGATTCtaagaaaatatcattttttttctccttccaaTCTTCAGCATGGCTCTCTCAATGGCTACCATAAAACTCATGCTTTGCGGGAAAGGGCCAGAAAACTGTCCCAGGGCATCCTCATTATCAGGTcagtatctttgtttttttcttctttttcttaagacaacatttattttatgatcaaTATAATACACATTTTAAGACACTCAAggacagtggtccccaacccttTCTAGGCCACAAACCAGTTTAacatcagacaatattttcacagtcCGGTcccaaaaagtcaaaaattggaattttgtttttttttctagtttccgGTTTCTGAAAAATTTCAAGTTAATAATGTTGTACTTTTATACATGCTGGTTCTTTCTGTCCttaacaaattatttatttattcataatatGCTTCTACgtgaaatttagttttttaaaaatgttgaaactgTCCATGAATATTTTACACAGAATAAAGATTTGATGAAACAAAGTTCTTGATTTGCTAAAGATTCTGATTCATAAAATTTCAATAAACACAACATTacatattttcttgttttcaccGAATGACATTTTAACAGTGAGAACTCAAATCAGGCTAAGATTATATTTCAGGGCAAAATTATTAATcatattatgtttttaaagacattttgatgaatCGAGTAATTCTCTTTAACACAGAAGAGCATTTTCTGTGCTAATGTTACTTTACAGATGCTTGTCTAATTTTCCTTTGCCCTAGGAAAGTTCCTAAATGTACCGAAATTACAAGTTTCCACGAATCAGCAACTTTATTTCATTAAAGCTTCATTCTCTGTACAAACTTAGATTTGGATTACGACCCAATAAAATGGGATTTCGATTTTCCCTTAAACACCAAATTGGAGGCTGACAGCTGGATGCTAAATTGATCCAACTTCAAGATGTGACAgataaaaagaagcaaaacaaaaagacacaacTGTCATTActggtatttttctaaatataatattaaACGTCAATGCGTTTGTAACTTAATTATCATATTGGGAAGCACTTCTCAAGGACACATTATAGAGCGGGGTACCCGCGGatcaggagccgcatgcggctctttagcgctgccctagtggctccctggagcattttcaaaaatgtttgaaaaaatgtaaaaagatgggggatagaaatatatatttagttttaatatggtttctgtaggaggaaaaacaagacacaaacattcttaacgttttccaatgctgtaagacTGAGTAGGAAAAATATTGTAACGCCCGGCAAGTACGTCCCTACTGCGGGCAGAACGGGAGCCAAGTTGTCAAAAAAgttcagctgtcaatcaactgaTTGCGCTGAAAAACTGTCTGTGTCCCGTACACCGCACGACTctgaacagtctcagagagaagGAGGCAAAAAGACAAGCTGAGAGTGCAGCCTTCTTTCCGGCATATCAAGCCCATTTACTTTGAACACAcaccacattgaacattgcacagtGGTCATCAACCCCTCTCCCTTCCACACTCATGGCGAAACATAAAGAaccaacataacaggaagaataaactaaggtggaacaacaaaactgccatatgaaaagaaacgtgggcaaacagaaacgctcatgcAGAGCCCTAATAAGATCAGGagaccgcatcccacaatcccctgctgctaacagacctaaaatgcacatgaccgccactacaatattacatttcaacatttctgtcaacaaaAATATGCGTCATAGCCTGCGACATACGTTACTACcagcagggcttttttttttttttttttttttttttaacttttagcggaccgctaggcaggtggctgatgtaaatcaaaccaccgtcagttccgtgcattgcttgacgaagttgaaacaaaatattttgatcTCGTGCTGCACAACACAGTCTGATGGCTTTCCAGGGGTGACGTTTAgcgtcactttgtcgtctgtttagaacacgtgaaaacattcctgaaaagcaaagacctgaactacccgcaactggaaaATACTGTGGCtcaaaaagctgcactttttgttGGATGACTGTGACAAAccacctaaacgagctgaatgaaagtctccaggcgccgcaaatgcttgaagctgttctgtcattcgagCGCAGGCTGACTGTCATGGGAcacgcacgttccattttattgtttttttttcgaatcctcaaaataaaaatgacatcaaaaataggatttctttattacatttctttaattttatcaaagtaatgaaacataattcattgatattgtaatgaagttaaacttgcacaacagagctGTCACGTGACGCATCTTTCTCCGCAGAATGCcttgcagggcaaataaacatttaatcgttaataatgctcattatgtatttgtaacaacttagtcattttgatagtaggctaatatagctaatatagatacatattgcatgtgttgccttcattataaggcttaaatagggcttttaatattttgctgctccagacagatttttttgtttttttcgtccaatttggctctttcaacattttgggttgccgacccctgctatAGAGTAACagaaatgtggaaaatgcaGTAAGTGGTAGGGGAATAGACATGTATTGGTTGTTTTCTTTGATTGGTTTAGACCTATGGGACAATGTAGGAAGTGGTCCATAGACAGACTACCCTGGAGcagaaaagaaatggaaaagttTGAATTCCAgctacaacagcaaaaaaatagaaattcagGTCAGGCagttattaaatatttgtgacaGCTTGCAGTTGTGTGCAGTTTTAAAATAACTGACtatctttttaaatttaggtTTGAGATGCCCTACAACATCTGGTGTGATGGTTGCAAGAATCACATTGGCATGGGTAagttgaaaaaaacagatattgATCAAACGTCACACTATATTTATATCCTTAAAGGTATCTTCTGTTTGAACAGGCGTTCGTTACaatgctgaaaagaaaaaagtggggACCTACTACACCACGCCAATCTACAGGTAAAGTCCAGTCACCAAAGTCATTTTCAATGTGTATAATAAAcaaactagaaaataaaaaaatctaagttTTGCAGACAACTTATATTTAGGAAGCAAGTATTCAAAAAAATATTCTCTAGTTTACTGCCAAGATGTATTAATTTCAAGCTCAGTTGAACATTTTCAAGAATTTACCGAAAACCTATTTCAAAGTAAGCAGA
The sequence above is a segment of the Oryzias latipes chromosome 1, ASM223467v1 genome. Coding sequences within it:
- the LOC101169902 gene encoding transcription factor IIIA-like, whose translation is METKTDVHKRYICSFPECSAAYNKQWKLDAHLCKHTGVKPFPCEQSGCGKSFCDRYHLARHELTHTGEKHFVCTIEGCEEAFSTRSNLNRHVSRKHSQERKTYVCTFDGCGLGFRKNNQLKLHLCEKHTQLPLYACTHEGCEMRFAVPSKLKRHEKVHKGYPCTKEDCTFTGKTWTELLRHKKESHQHVVKCEHCSKVFRDSWFLQKHLHVHDETRIVFKCPRDGCDRSYTTTFNLQSHIRSFHEGLRPFACSHSGCGKTFAMRQSLLRHRVVHDPEKKKQRKPRPKRSLASRLSGYSEAKGTIRKKPKQPKSQADSPKSNQMGSVELVSLLQDAALMCSSAVDAQELANPLTAPLTV